The DNA sequence AAACTCATCAACCGCCGACTCAAGAAATCCTACTCTACGGTTCAGTAAGCACGTGATTGATCATTTTTATTGGGGATTTGGTGAATTGACATTTTCACTGAATCCCCAAAACTTTTGCCGCATTTGTAAGGAAAAGTAGATTCGATTTCGGTAGCTGATAAAATGCTCATATATTTGCATGGCAAATGTCGTCTGTGATATTTGCTTATGTCTGATCATAAATTTGCCTTTGAAGGCCTTACCTTCGATGATGTATTGCTGATTCCGGCATACTCCGAAGTACTCCCCCGAGAGGTTGACACCTCCTCATTCCTCACAAGAGAAATCCGCCTGAATCTCCCAGTCGTATCCGCCGCCATGGATACAGTTACCGAACACCGCATGGCCATTGCGATGGCTGCCAGTGGAGGTATTGGGATGATCCACAAAAACATGTCGATTGAAGCGCAAGCCGAAGAAGTGCGTAAAGTGAAGCGCTCAGAAAGTGGGATGATTGTTGATCCTATTACGCTGACTGCCAACGATACCCTTGCCGATGCTTTCCGTCTCATGAGCGAGCATAGAATCGGTGGGATTCCTGTCGTCGATGGAAATCAAAAACTGGTCGGAATCCTGACGAATCGTGACCTGCGATTTGAGTCCCCTGATGGGCGCAAGGTATCCGAACTGATGACTTCCGATAATCTTGTCACAGCTCCACAAGGCACTACCTTGGAGCAGGCTGAAGAGATCATTCGTAAATACAAGGTGGAAAAACTACCGGTTGTTGCCAAGGATGGCCAATTGGTGGGCTTGATCACCTATCGTGATATCATCAAGAAGCAGACTTTCCCAAACGCATGTAAGGACCATTTGGGTCGCCTGCGTGTAGGAGCTGCAGTTGGTGTGACCAATGATACCTTTGAGCGTATTGAGGCGTTGGTACAGGCTGGCGTTGACGTAGTGACAGTAGATACTGCACACGGTCACTCCCAAGGCGTACTGAATGTCATCAAGAAAGTCCGCGAAACCTTTAGCGATCTCCAGATTATCGGTGGCAACATCGCTACCAAAGATGGCGCTCAAGCATT is a window from the Pontibacter sp. G13 genome containing:
- the guaB gene encoding IMP dehydrogenase encodes the protein MLMSDHKFAFEGLTFDDVLLIPAYSEVLPREVDTSSFLTREIRLNLPVVSAAMDTVTEHRMAIAMAASGGIGMIHKNMSIEAQAEEVRKVKRSESGMIVDPITLTANDTLADAFRLMSEHRIGGIPVVDGNQKLVGILTNRDLRFESPDGRKVSELMTSDNLVTAPQGTTLEQAEEIIRKYKVEKLPVVAKDGQLVGLITYRDIIKKQTFPNACKDHLGRLRVGAAVGVTNDTFERIEALVQAGVDVVTVDTAHGHSQGVLNVIKKVRETFSDLQIIGGNIATKDGAQALIDAGVDGVKVGVGPGSICTTRVIAGVGVPQLSAVMEAAKAAQAAGVPLIADGGIKYSGDMVKAMVAGASTIMAGGLFAGTDESPGETILYEGRRFKTYRGMGSIEAMKQGSKDRYFQDVEDDIKKLVPEGIVGRVAYKGKVSEVLYQMEGGLRAGMGYCGAADIKTLQTRQFTRITNAGLKESHPHDVTIIKEAPNYSR